The Eubacteriaceae bacterium Marseille-Q4139 genome has a window encoding:
- a CDS encoding RHS repeat protein yields MKKVLPVLACVFLLSLSGCGAGSTETSDSLTQAVSNESSVSSEEPGSTESPEQASSSEKEAASGSTVKLLAKEYIHRTDLDGQISSYYAPIYTETALYDGFERYTPDNILLETVDECTYEIDEAGRTLLKLPADQSYQVTYLFDESGRLMEYKSESLDGSLLYYWYAWNYDDSGLLEKKIKLDSKGNESGSVWTYSYDESGNIVRREDAYGAWTEFTYDEDGYPLTCTSYDQDGEQYDEWSSFEYEEFSVESLPEFMGSAKQWILADLVY; encoded by the coding sequence ATGAAAAAAGTTTTACCTGTTCTCGCTTGTGTATTTCTGCTTTCTTTATCGGGCTGCGGCGCAGGCAGCACCGAAACATCTGACAGCTTGACTCAAGCTGTATCAAATGAAAGCAGCGTATCTTCTGAGGAGCCCGGCAGCACGGAAAGCCCGGAACAAGCTTCAAGTTCTGAAAAAGAAGCCGCTTCCGGCTCCACTGTCAAGCTTCTGGCAAAAGAATACATCCACCGTACCGACCTGGACGGGCAGATCAGCTCTTACTATGCGCCTATCTATACGGAAACCGCGCTGTACGACGGCTTTGAGCGGTACACGCCAGATAACATCCTTTTAGAAACAGTGGATGAGTGTACTTATGAGATTGACGAAGCCGGAAGAACCCTTCTTAAACTTCCGGCAGACCAGTCTTATCAGGTAACGTATCTCTTTGATGAATCCGGCAGGCTTATGGAATACAAATCCGAATCCCTCGATGGAAGCCTCCTTTATTACTGGTATGCCTGGAACTACGATGATTCTGGTCTGCTTGAGAAAAAGATCAAGCTGGACTCCAAAGGGAATGAAAGCGGCAGCGTTTGGACTTACAGCTATGACGAGTCCGGAAATATTGTTCGTCGGGAAGATGCCTATGGCGCATGGACGGAATTCACTTATGACGAAGATGGTTATCCGCTTACATGCACCAGTTATGACCAGGATGGAGAACAATATGACGAATGGTCCAGCTTTGAATATGAAGAATTTTCTGTGGAATCTCTGCCGGAGTTCATGGGTTCCGCAAAACAATGGATCCTGGCAGATCTGGTGTACTAA